The Papaver somniferum cultivar HN1 chromosome 3, ASM357369v1, whole genome shotgun sequence genome includes a region encoding these proteins:
- the LOC113359225 gene encoding uncharacterized protein LOC113359225: protein MAPFEALYGRPCRSPICWTKVGDSLLTGAIIIAETTEIIRIIKERLRAAQSRQKSYACHSRRPLQFEVGKYVLLRVSPKKGITRFGLKEKLAPRFTGPFQIVEKIAEVAYRLALPVSMGQIHNIFYVYMLRGYESDSFHVLDWQSLPLEDNGSYKEGPIEILDQKEKVLRNKIISLVKVRWVIIIPKKLLGRKKSDMRAQYPDLFT from the coding sequence ATGGCGCCATTTGAGGCATTATATGGGCGACCGTGTAGATCACCAATTTGTTGGACAAAGGTTGGAGACAGTTTGTTGACTGGGGCAATAATAATTGCAGAGACCACAGAGATAATTAGAATCATTAAAGAACGTCTTCGGGCAGCTCAGAGTAGACAGAAAAGTTATGCATGCCATAGTCGACGTCCACTACAGTTTGAAGTTGGGAAATATGTATTGTTGCGAGTATCTCCAAAGAAGGGTATTACTAGATTTggattgaaagaaaaacttgcaccAAGGTTTACTGGACCATTTCAGATTGTTGAGAAGATTGCTGAGGTAGCATACAGACTTGCACTACCAGTAAGCATGGGTCAGATTCATaatatattttatgtgtatatgcTTCGTGGTTACGAGTCTGATTCCTTTCACGTGTTGGATTGGCAGTCTCTACCACTAGAAGATAATGGTTCTTATAAAGAAGGGCCGATAGAAATTCTGGATCAAAAGGAGAAAGTTTTGAgaaacaaaatcatttccttagtGAAAGTGCGATGGGTCATCATAATACCGAAGAAGCTACTTGGGAGAAAAAAATCAGATATGCGCGCTCAGTATCCCGATTTGTTCACCTGA